Proteins from a genomic interval of Crassostrea angulata isolate pt1a10 chromosome 7, ASM2561291v2, whole genome shotgun sequence:
- the LOC128156757 gene encoding tudor domain-containing protein 3-like, with protein MAINAKLKEAGWYLTPNGIEECRPDSDSVNVNKIIEIAKDTDLKDIGDKWLPDDVNKGKCEYVQGPGVLQIQKIRNVTAPKDNEESNYAPRMLKLVLTDGQLTCNALEMEKLERIGLDTCPGSKIYLKGKVEVEHGFLKLYNRNVNFVGGRVDKIADNWELRKKLSRQVRLFIGSEGGPPAFTPFGQKTKDKKPPAIKKETQNFKSLETQQKEKKAEDDEFEQQRKAIIAEALQAKEEGKSLNFGGQKQVGQDKDIARIVEMGFSASQASSALQQSNGDVNQAINALLSNDGDLRREQGGNVRGRDIPTRDNRRERGGRGQRGRDNGEEEDAAKQRPSGPATLFDFLETKIKPEKDSKEKSRNNPPLQSYDNASNRSGDSRTYDNKREPPNKYQDRPTRNERSDNRYNDRRSDYKQNDQPERNYNRQKYDSERTNRNNDRGRYSNENKREQESYAEKSDRYEADKRKDRGQQKAQGDRRGNSERGGYNERGGYNEKGYNERGYNEKGYNERGYNEKGYNDRGYNDRGYNERGYNDRGYNERGYNERGGRENKTPRGDNSDQSNSVGNRPKTGYQDRRTGNQQDYQQNRPKSEMSGRDARQKSSYGNRNSSQNQPPTQEDFDSGNQFNSNQFFQSAQSVPKFNPDVPPPPLLQQYNNFVPNQGAYNATWKRGDRCMAKYWEDNKFYSAVVENIDPRYPTVVVHFLEYGNSEEVSLSDVRPDPQFMGSMGNQGSSSLPQQKYPPRSGEDSKVRSMEFRRQRSDQGDKQQKLYQPPNHKPMY; from the exons ATGGCAATAAATGCAAAACTTAAAGAGGCTGGCTG GTACTTGACTCCCAATGGCATTGAGGAATGCAGACCGGATTCAGATAGTGTGAATGTCAACAAGATCATAGAGATCGCAAAAGAT ACTGATTTAAAGGACATAGGAGACAAATGGTTGCCTGACGATGTCAACAAAGGAAAATGTGAATAT GTCCAAGGTCCTGGGGTCCTTCAGATTCAGAAGATTCGCAATGTAACAGCTCCAAAAGACAACGAGGAGTCCAATTATGCCCCGCGCATGTTGAAGCTAGTTTTGACTGATGGTCAGCTAACCTGCAATGCCTTAGAAATGGAAAAGTTGGAACGGATCGG CCTTGACACATGTCCTGGaagcaaaatatatttgaaaggGAAAGTGGAAGTAGAGCATGGGTTCCTTAAGCTGTACAACAGAAATGTGAACTTTGTAGGGGGGAGAGTGGACAAAATTGCTGATAACTGGGAATTGAGAAAG AAATTGTCACGGCAAGTGCGATTGTTCATTGGTTCTGAGGGAGGACCTCCAGCTTTCACTCCATTCGGGCAGAAGACAAAGGATAAAAAGCCCCCTGCTATAAAAAAGG AGACCCAAAATTTCAAGTCATTGGAAActcaacaaaaagaaaagaaagcaGAGGATGATGAATTTGAACAACAGAGAAAGGCAATCATTGCTGAAGCACTTCAAGCTAAAGAAGAGGGAAAATCTCTTAACTTTGGAGGACAGAAACAG GTTGGCCAGGATAAAGACATTGCCAGAATAGTAGAAATGGGATTTTCTGCTTCTCAAGCTAGCAGTGCATTACAACAGAGCAATGGAGATGTCAATCAAGCAATAAATGCATTGCTGAGCAATGATGGAGACCTAAGGAGGGAGCAAGGGGGAAATGTAAGGGGGCGAGATATCCCTACCCGGGACAACAGGAGAGAAAGAG GCGGAAGAGGTCAAAGAGGCAGAGATAATGGAGAGGAGGAGGATGCAGCAAAACAGAGGCCTTCAGGACCGGCAACTCTTTTTGATTTCTTAGAAACCAAAATCAAACCTGAAAAAG ACTCAAAAGAGAAATCGAGGAATAATCCACCATTACAAAGTTATGATAATGCAAGTAATAGATCTGGTGATAGCAGGACTTACGATAACAAAAGAGAACCTCCCAACAAATATCAGGATCGTCCTACAAGAAACGAAAGAAGTGACAATAGGTATAATGACAGGAGGTCAGACTATAAACAGAACGACCAACCGGAGAGGAATTACAACAGGCAAAAATATGATTCAGAAAGGACTAACAGAAACAACGACAGAGGGAGGTACTCTAATGAGAATAAAAGGGAGCAGGAATCTTATGCTGAGAAATCTGACAGGTACGAGGCAGACAAGAGGAAAGACAGAGGACAACAGAAAGCTCAAGGAGACAGAAGAGGAAACAGTGAAAGAGGGGGATATAATGAAAGAGGAGGATATAATGAAAAAGGATATAATGAAAGAGGATACAATGAAAAAGGATATAATGAAAGAGGATACAATGAAAAAGGATATAATGACAGAGGATACAATGACAGAGGATACAATGAAAGAGGATACAATGACAGGGGATACAATGAAAGAGGATACAATGAAAGAGGAGGGAGAGAGAACAAGACtccaaggggagataactcagACCAATCAAATAGTGTTGGAAACAGGCCGAAAACTGGGTATCAAGACAGGAGGACGGGAAACCAACAGGACTACCAACAAAACAGACCCAAGTCAGAAATGTCTGGGCGTGATGCAAGGCAGAAATCGTCGTATGGTAATCGGAATTCTTCACAGAATCAGCCTCCAACACAGGAGGACTTTGACTCCGGAAATCAGTTTAACAGCAACCAGTTTTTTCAGTCTGCACAATCAGTGCCCAAGTTTAACCCTGATGTTCCACCTCCCCCACTTCTACAGCAATACAACAACTTTGTGCCAAATCAAGGG GCTTATAATGCAACATGGAAAAGGGGAGACCGATGTATGGCCAAGTACTGGGAAGACAACAAG TTCTATTCTGCTGTCGTGGAAAACATTGATCCCCGCTATCCAACTGTGGTTGTGCACTTCTTGGAGTACGGCAATTCAGAGGAGGTCAGTCTGAGCGATGTTCGTCCGGATCCACAGTTCATG ggATCAATGGGCAATCAGGGATCCTCTTCACTACCTCAACAAAAGTATCCCCCCAGGTCAGGGGAGGATTCCAAAGTCCGATCCATGGAATTCCGACGCCAGCGGTCGGATCAGGGCGACAAGCAGCAGAAGTTATACCAGCCTCCGAACCATAAGCCAATGTACTGA